ATTCTGCCCCTGGAACAGCAACTGACTCAACCCTGGCCCTCATTATTCTATCAATCCAACTGTTTAAGGTAGTTTACTAGCTTATCAATTAAATAGGCATTCACAATGTGGTACCTGTTTTTTGTGACTTTTAGATGTGTAATAGTAAGAGTATCAAAATGTCATACAAAATGTTTCAACATGTGGAGGACCTTCAATCGTTTGTAttgaataatattttatattgagTGTTTTTCTTTCTATAACATCACAACTGGGCACTGACATGAGTGAAACCTCTCAGAATgtttattactttaagacaagacAGATATTTTATTCTGCTTCAATCCTTGAGTTGTAGCCACACCATCTGATTTCACACACATATGCAAGAACAAGAGTGCTTTCTCACTACTTAGGAGTGGTTGACAATGTCAAACTGAGTGAGAGGGATCATTAGATAACAATACCATTTCATTCAGCAAGCAGTGCTTTCTTTAACCATTCGTTTCACAAGTTCACTAAGATACAATATAACTGTTGTGTTGCACAATATCCACTACTTTGAATTGTTAGGCTGCTGGGCACGTACAGCTTAACTTTCTTCCGTGCTACTTTTACATTGTCAGCAACCTGGTTGGACAATTCATTGTACTCAAAAACACATCAAGCATCTCCACTAGAAGTTCCATCAGACAGAATTAACATTAAAAGTAACAGTGAGCAATTAGCCCTCTCAGATTCATTTTCTTCCCccaaaaacaactatttcaatcATGGATAACACCTGAAAGATAAGAGCTGTAAAAAAAGAAGAAGCACATTCAAAGACTTCAAGCATTTCAAAACTTCAGCTCAAACAGAACTAATTTTGTCAAATCAAGCAGGACAGAACAAGCCCTCCACCCAGTGTCCCCAATGTAAAGGTTCAGACAGTCAAGGGAGACTTGACACAGAACGGCTGACTGAAAAAACAACGACCCCATTACAAAAGCCCTTGGTACAACAGCAGTGCAAACCATTAGCTTTCTTTAACTAAACCACTTATAGGACTACCCTGGAGGACACAAGACACATCACAGTAGCCTCTTAAAATAACATATTTCAAATTTGCTCACAAAATATCTGTATATGACAGGATCTTGTCATCCAAGCCAGCTAGTGGCGTGCTTATTTTTTGTTTAGATCGAGGACACAGGAGCGTTTCCCAGGGCAGAGGAAGTGTGGTCAGTGGCAGGGACATCCAGCCTGGCCTCACAGCTAGCTGTTTGCAGACCAAGCCTTCATTACACCACAATGCAGTCCCACTGACCTGAGCAACTGCTCCAGAGACCTGGGATGGAGAAACAGAGCAGGCTGTTAACGAACACTTGCCCCAGAGTCCATGTCTAAgataacacaaacaaacacaaacaacaaTAAGATACATCGACATGCTTCAGTCTGTGGATGGCAGATGCATTTCATTACCTACTAATCTTCTTAAACGTCAGCACTACAGAGATGGAAAGGAGAtcttgtcaacttgattcatctTAATGTGATTATCAAGGATTTGGAAGATCTCCTGAATGTTGGGTACGTATCCTGACTGCAGCTTGGACCAGATTGGTACATCTAAAAGGGAGTGTAGAAAAGATAGGAGACAAAGATGTTTACATATAATTTAACTGAATTTCATCATCACTGAATTAGTTGTGTACATCCATGCAAGGATGTAAAGTGAAGAAAGTGTTTTCAGTGACCCCATTCAACTCACCATTTAGTGTGATTTCAAATGCACTGGTGGACAAGAAGTGGGTCTCCAACATGTTACTGAGGAAGAATGTCATCAGGCACGAGAATATCTGGAAGACAAACAAGTGTGTTTAGTCAAAATCTATTGAAGTTGAAACCGTAAAACCTCACCTTATTTTCTTGAGTCCACGTCCATGCTCTGGGAGTCTCCAGTCCAAGCATAGCGAAGGGATTTTGTCCACTGACAACCAGGGCAATGGCAAGAAGTTTGAAGTAGGAAAAGAAATTTCCGAGATATCTGGTGGAGGGCAAAAAGTGGTGATCAGAACACCAAATTCCCTGACGAAATAAATGTTGACTGGCTACATGGCAATAACGTGCCATCTTACTTGTTGATGGTTGTGGGAGGGTAATTTTCCCCTTCTATGCGGATGTCCGGGTACAACTGGCTGATAGACCGGGAGTACTCCTGGAACACCTTGCTATACCCTCAGGAGATGCTGTAACACAAAAACTGGTTAGAAATGTGTGTATTTGACATAAATTAgaagttatattatattattgaaGTTATATTTcgtggctcccgagtggtgcagtggtctaaggcactgcatctcagtgcttgaggtgtcactacagacaacctggttcgattccaggctatatcacaaccggccgtgtttgggagtgcacaattagcccaggtttggccggtgtaggccgtcataaataagaatttgttcttaactgatttgcctagttaaataaaggttacattaaacaaataaaaatagctGGATACTGTGACACCAAATTCCAGACTACCAGCCTGCATATAGTTAGCTAGTTCAGGTAATATGCCGGTTCTTTCATTCTATATTAGGAGCCAAAAAGGCTGTATATAGCTAGGAGGATTAGCGAGCAAGCTCAGCTAAGAACttaatagctaactagctagtagctagcatCAAACAATGTCCCCAAACGATCAAATGGCTAGTTAGCATAAGCTAGTTAGCATTGACTAGCTAACTGCGCCtgctatctaacgttagctagaaaaATAGCTACATAACAGAGAAAAACGATAATCTTACCAAAACTGGAATTTCAGCACTGGCCCAGTGTAGAGGGCCTGCTTGCTGAACCTCTGTGGGTCGGCATCCCGCAAACTATCAGCCCCCATATTCAGGCTGTCAGAGGCCTGCGCTGGGTGTTGAGTCATCATGGACCTCCCGACGTAAATGTCTTTTACAGTGACAACTGTGAACAGCAGAAGCGCCGTCAAGATACCCGTTTGGCTATATTCTGCCATTTGAAACGGGGTTTAGGGGACCAACGCCCCGCTTCACAACCAAGTCTATCGACTGGCAAACTACTGTACACCTGACAGTTTTCTTCTGACCCGTCTCCACTGGCAAGCGGCTACAAACTGGCTAGCTCTGTATTAGCAGCAGCTTCATCCTCTTCCTGTAATCTGTGCACTACATCTCTGAAATGCTGCCCCCTGCCGGAGTGGATGCAGCACTATTTGTATGAATAcgttatactgtatctctaattCTATGGATACActgtacagtgtcttcagaaagtattcataccccttgacttatttcaaaTGTTGTTTTGTTCCAGCCTGATTTCAACGTGGATTAAATCGTATTTGTTTCTCAACCATtcgcacacaataccccataatgactaagtgaaaacatgtttttagaaaagttatcaaatgtattgaaaataaaatacagaaatatatcatttaaataagtattcacacccctgatgTTAGAATCACttatggcagcgattacaactgtgcgtctttctgggtaagtctctaagagttgtgtacacctggattgtacaatatttgccaattattattttcaaaattcttcaagctctagttgttgatcattgctggacaaccattgtcaagtcttgccatagattttcgagcagatttaagtcaaaactgtaactcggccactgaggaacattcactgtcttcttctaAGAAAGATCCAgcatagatttggccttgtgttttaggttagtgtcctgctgaaaggggaattcatctcccagtgtctgttggaaagcagactgaaccaggctttcttctttttattttttatcctgaaaaactctccagtccttaacaattcCAAGCATATCCAtaaaatgatgcagccaccactatgcttgaaaatatggagcgtggtactcagtaatgtgttgtattggatttgccccaaacataacacgttATATTCAGGACAAGAAATTAATTGCTTTGCCAAAAATAATTCtgtattattttagtgccttagtgccttgttgcaaacaggatgcatgttttgtaatatgttttattctgtgcaggcttccttcttttcactctgtcaattagtttAGTatagtggagtaactacaatgttgattcatcctcagttttttccAATCCCacccattaaactctgtaactgttttaaagtcaccattggcctcatggtgaaatccctgagcgttgtccttcctctccagcaaaaggagttaggaaggacacctgtatctttgtagtaactgggtgtattgatacaccatccaacgtgtaattaataacttcaccatgctcaaagggacattcaatgtctgattttttaTTTGTACCATCtatgtgaggcattggaaaacctccctggtctttgtggataCATCTGTatttaaaattcactgctcgaatgagggaccttacagataattgattgtgtggggtacagagatgaggtagtcattcaaaaataatgtaaAACTCTAATattgcacagagtgagtccatgcaacatattatgtgacgtgttgagcacatttttactccggAACTAATTTAAGCTTGGCATAACAAAGGGGATGACTACTTATTGACTCAACATATTTAAGCTTTTCAATTTGAATTaatctgtaaaaaatgtactttgtcattatggggtattgtgtctaggccagtgacaaacaaatctgaatttaattcattttaaattcaggctgtaacacaacagaaggtggaaaaagtcaaggggtgtgaatactttctgaaggcactgtagctttgtATGCAGCTATCATCACTGAtgatgggtggggttatatcttgcctgtttggccctgtccgggggtatcgtcggacagtgtctccagtatttatgctgcaatagtttatatgttggggggctagggtcagcctgttatatctagagtatttctcctgtcttattcggtgtcctgtgtgaattgaagtatgctccctctaattctctctttttctctctttctctttctctcggaggacctaagccctaggacTATGTCTCAGGACAAcgtggcctgatgactccttgctgtccccagtccacctggtcgtgctgctgctccagtttcaactgttctgcctgcggctatggaaccctgatctgttcaccggacgtgttaccttgtcccggacctgctattttagactctctctctaccatacctgctgtctctaactctgaatgatcggctatgaaaagccaactgacatttacttctgaggtgctgacctgttgcaccctctacaaccactgtgattgttattatctgaccctgctggttatctatgaacgtttgaacatcttggccatgtactgttataatcttcacccggcacaggcagaagagaactggccacctctcagatcctggttcctctctaggtttcttcctaggttctggccttttctagggagtttttcctagccaccgtgcttctacacctgcattgcttgctgtttgtggatttaggctgggtttctgtacatcactttgtgacatcggctgatgtaaaaagggctttataaatacatttgattgaggaTGTTGGGGAGATACTTTCGGAAGGTGCTGTAGCTCAGTATGCAGCTATCATCATTGATGATGTTGGGGAGATACTTTTGGAAGGTGCTGTAGCTCTGTATGCAGCTATCATCATTGATGATGTTGGGGAGATACTTTTGGAAGGTGCTGTAGCTCTGTATGCAGCTATCATCATTGATGATGTTGGGGAGATACTTTTGGAAGGTGCTGTAGCTCTGTATGCAGCTATCATCATTGATGATGTTGGGGAGATACTTTTGGAAGGTGCTGTAGCTCTGTATGCAGCTATCATCATTGATGATGTTGGGGAGATACTTTTGGAAGGTGCTGTAGCTCTGTATGCAGCTATCATCATTGATGATGTTGGGGAGACACTTTTGGAAGGTGCTGTAGCTCTGTATGCAGCTATCATCATTGATGATGTTGGGGAGATACTTTCGGAAGGTGCTGTAGCTCTGTATGCAGCTATCATCATTGATGATGTTGGGGAGATACTTTTGGAAGGTGCTGTAGCTCTGTATGCAGCTATCATCATTGATGATGTTGGGGAGATACTTTTGGAAGGTGCTGTAGCTCTGTATGCAGCTATCATCATTGATGATGTTGGGGAGATACTTTTGGAAGGTGCTGTAGCTCTGTATGCAGCTATCATCATTGATGATGTTGGGGAGATACTTTTGGAAGGTGCTGTAGCTCTGTATGCAGCTATCATCATTGATGATGTTGGGGAGACACTTTTGGAAGGTGCTGTAGCTCTGTATGCAGCTATCATCATTGATGATGTTGGGGAGATACTTTCGGAAGGTGCTGTAGCTCTGTATGCAGCTATCATCATTGATGATGTTGGGGAGATACTTTTGGAAGGTGCTGTAGCTCAGTATGCAGCTATCATCATTGATGATGTTGGGGCAATACTTTTCAAACAAACAGTAAGTAGGAAAATTGAACATGTCATTATTTTAATTGCATAAAGTAAATTCTTACTGAAGGTTTCAcataatgtcaaatcaaatcttatttgtcacatgcgccgaatacaacagttgtactgtgaaatgcttacttacgagcccttttcCAACATcacagagttaaaaagtaagaatatttacacaaaaaaaaagaatgaaatagtaacacaataacaataacgaggctatatacaaggagtaccggtactggGTCTAtttgcaggggtatgaggtagttggggtgattgaggtaatatgtacagttgaagtcggaaatgtatATACACTccacaggttggagtcattaaaactcgtttttcaaccactacacaaatttcctgttaacaaactatagttttggcaagtcggttaggatatctactttgtgcatgacacacataatttttccaacaattgtttacagacagattatttcacttctaattcactgtatctcaattccagtgagtcagaagtttacatacactaagttgactgtgccgttaaacatgtcatggctttagaagcttctgatagcctaattgacatgatttgattaaattggagatgtacctgtggatgtatttcaaggcctaccttcaaactcagtgcctctttgcttgacatcatgggaaaatcaaaagaaatcagccaagagctCAGAATTAttttgtagacatccacaagtctggttcatcgttgggagcaatttccaaacgcctgatggtgccacgttcatctgtacaaacaatagtacgcaagtataaacaccatgggaccacgcagccatcataccgctcaggaaggagacgcgttctgtcttctagagattaacgtactttggtgcgaaaagtgcaaatcaatcccagaacaacatcaaaggaccttgtgaagatgctggaggaaacaggtgcaaaagtatctatatccacagtaaaacgagtcctatatcgacctaacctgaaaggccgctcagcaaggaagaagccactgctccaaaacctccataaaaaagccagactacggtttgcaactgcacatggggacaaatattgtactttttagagaaatgtcctctggtctgataaaacaaaaatataactgtttggccataatgaccattgttatgtttggagaaaaaagggggacgtttgcaacccgaagaacaccatcccaactgtgaagcatgttggtggcagcatcatgttgtgggtgtgctttgctgcaggagggactggtgcacttcacaaaatagatggcatcatgaggaaaggaaaattatgtggatatattgaagcaacatcgcaagacatcagttaagttaaagtttggttgcaaatgggttttcaaatggacaatgaccccaggcatacttccaaagttgtggaaaaatggcttaaggacaagaaagtcaaggtattggagtggccattacaaagccctgacctcaatcctacagaaaatgtgttggcagaactgaaaaagcgtgtgtgagcaaggaggcctacaaacctgactcagttacaccagctctgtcaggaggaatgggccaagttaaacaatttaaaggcaatgctaccaaatactaattgagtgtatgtaaacttctgacccactgggaatgtgataaaataagaaataaaagctgaaataaatcattctctctactattattctgacatttcacattcttaaaataaagtggtgatcctaactgacctcagacagggaagttttactacgattaaatgtcaggaattgtgaaaaactgagtttaattgtaATTAGctaaagtatatgtaaacttctgacgtcaactgtacatgtaggttggggtaaaagtgactaggcaatcaggatagataatcaacagtaacagcagcatatgtgaagagtgtgaaagagtgtgagagtgtgtgtgactgtgtatgtggcatcaatatgcatgcatgtgtgtgtgtttttttgtgtgtgtgagcgtatatagtgtgtgtgtgtgtgtggtgtgtattggagtgttagtgtagtgtgtgtgagtgtgtgggtagagtccagtgagtgtgcaagAGAGTCAGTTCAAAAATATTCTGAGTAGCCATTTgagtaattgttcagcagtcttatggcttgggggtagagctgatcagaagccttttggacctagcagtagcagagagaacagtctatgacttgggtggctagaGTCATATACAAtcttcagggccttcctctgacactgcttggtatagaggtcctggataggagggagctcggccccagtgatgtacttggctgTATGCACTACCATTTGTAGCGCCTTGGactcggatgccaagcagttccCATAAgaagcggtgatacagccagtcaagatgctctcaatggtgcagatgtagaacattttgagggtACGAGGGTCCATGcccctgagggggaagaggcgttgtcgtgccctcttcatgactgtgttggtgtgtttggaccatgataggtcttTAGTGATGtgaacacagaggaacttgaacctctcaacccgctccacttcagccccgtcaatgtgaatgggggcgtgctcggccctccatttcctgtagtccacgatcagctcctttatcttgctgacattgagggagaggttgttgtcttgtcACTTGTCTTGTTTCATCGTCGTCGGTGTCTTGTTTCATCGtcgtcaggcctaccaccgttgtgttgtcagcaaacttaatgatggtgttggagtcgtacgcgaccacgcagtcgtgggtgaacagagactacaggaggggactaataTGGAGCACTAAAGATACTTAAAACAGGCTTAGTGTCTCACTGACTTATGAGCAGATCCAATAAATATCCCAAACAATCCAAAAAACTATTGAAATATTATGAAGTGTGTATAATTTGACTCTTCGGCTAAGTAATATCAGACTGCGACTACCAATTTCTGCAACATCTAGTGGAGATTCTTTGCACTACATTTTTTTAATAACCTTGAAAATTGTGTCAAGTGAAAGATCCTCACCTCAAAACGTTATTTTTAGTAGTATGTGCTTTGTGATCACCAGCTGCAAAATGCAATAAAGGACACATGATATTTGTTGAATATTTAATTTTGAggcaaagacaggaaacagtcacAAATTGGATGTTTTGATGACGATCAGAAACATGATGATGATCAATGGAGGGAAAACAGAAAGCAGAAATAGCAGACCTGAAGCCAGAGAAACCCCTGGTTGGGCGGGGGAAGGGTATTGGGCTAACTAGCATCGTTGCCTCCCCATCCTCTGCATTATGGTTATGACAATTCAATGTGAAGGATTATTAGTGGATATGTCTTAAAATATagttaaaaaacaaacaatatacTCAACAAATGTAAAACGATTGCAGCACATATACAGTACGTCAGTGTGAAGCCCAAATAGTCTTTATGAAAGTCCCTTTGTGAGATTGTGACAATCATGTTACACACAAGTATATTGCATGAAACAATAATACTGACAGCAGACATGTACAGACATGATAATACCGACAGCAGTCATGTACATACATGATAATACTGACAGCAGTCATGTACATACATGATAATACTGACAGCAGTCATGTACATACATGATAATACTGACAGCAGTCATGTACAGACATGATAATACTGACAGCAGACATGTACATACATGATAATACCGACAGCAGTCATGTACATACATGATAATACTGACAGCAGTCATGTACATACATGATAATACTGACAGCAGTCATGTACAGACATGATAATACCGACAGCAGTCATGTACATAAATGATAATACCGACAGCAGTCATGTATATAAATGATATTACCGACAGCAGTCATGTACAGACATTATAATTCTGACAGCAGTCATGCACATACATGATAATACCGACAGCAGTCATGTACATACATGATAATACCGACAGCAGTCATGTACATACATGATAATACCGACAGCAGTCATGTACAGACATGATAATACCGACAGCAGTCATGTACATACATGATAATACCGACAGCAGTCATGTACATACATGATAATACTGACAGCAGTCATGTACATACATGATAATACCGACAGCAGTCATGTACATACATGATAATACCGACAGCAGTCATGTACATACATGATAATACCGACAGCAGTCATGTACATACATGATAATACCGACAGCAGTCATGTACATACATGATAATACCGACAGCAGTCATGTACATACATGATAATACTGACAGCAGTCATGTACATACATGATAATACCGACAGCAGTCATGTACATACATGATAATACCGACAGCAGTCATGTACATACATGATAATACCGACAGCAGTCATGTACATACATGATAATACCGACAGCAGTCATGTACATACATGATAATACCGACAGCAGTCATGTACATACATGATAATACCGACAGCAGTCATGTACATACATGATAATACCGACAGCAGTCATGTACATACATGATAATACCGACAGCAGTCATGTACATACATGATAATACCGACAGCAGTCATGTACATACATGATAATACCGACAGCAGTCATGTACATACATGATAATACCGACAGCAGTCATGTACATACATGATAATACTGACAGCAGTCATGTACATACATGATAATACCGACAGCAGTCATGTACATACATGATAATACTGACAGCAGTCATGTACATACATGATAATACCGACAGCAGTCATGTACATACATGATAATACTGACAGCAGTCATGTACATACATGATAATACTGACAGCAGTCATGTACAactcaaatacaaaataaattaacataCTTTACAAACACCACTGGATGACCTCTCTTGACTTAAGGCCATTATTACAGAATGTGATAATGATAACATATCAAGGAAAGAAAGTAAAACAAGAgagggtcagacagacagacagacagacagacagacagacagacagacagacagacagacagacagacagacagacagacagcaaaacACTATTATAATTTTTAAGAAGAAAAACTTAAATAACTGCAGGCACATTCTTTCAAGAAATGTTAACATTAGAACAGTATCTTCGCCTTATGTTGTTTATGTTAAATTGTTCAATTCAAGTCACAGCAGTATTAAAAGGAGATATAATCATTGCAGAGTGGAGGAGCCTCAACAAGGGCAGTTACTCTTATTAACATCTGTCTCTTGTGAAAGCCTAACCCTTCCATCCTCCCTCTCAACATCCCTGTACAGCAGGGACTTCTGGGCTTTCAGCCGACATGCCAGGCACATGAAAATGGAGTCCACATTTTGGCTCTCCTTGGGGTCCTTCGCCGAGGTCTCAAACAGCAGCATGTTGTGGGCATCTGCAAACTTGAGGGCAGTGTTGGAGGGTACTTGGATATGACTAACCAGGTCACACTTGTTACCCACCAGTACCCGAGGCACAGTGGGTGAGACACGGTGCCCGTTGCACTCCTGGATCCACGTCTTCAGGTTCTGGAATGAGGCCATCTTGGTGACGTCGTAAACGAAAACGACAGCGTGCACATTGCGGTAGTAGTGTTCTACCATGCTCTTTCTGAAGCGCTCCTGTCCTGCAGTGTCCCACACCTGAACCTGTTGAGGAGTAATAACACATCCAGTGGTCAGAGAGGAATCATGTGTATTGGTCAGAGAGAAATGGGAAAACATCTCTAGATAATGcatcacagtaaacacacaccttTGGCTGACGTATCGAATTGCATAGGGAATATGTCGTTTGGAGAGTGTTTGCACATTGGGAAGACGTCGCCAAGACATCAGAATATAATGTTGACGCCTGGCCAACATATAAaagatgtagaactgtagaatTTAGAATGTAGGTATTCTACACACATCTGAAAGACATCTTGCCAATGAGCAAACAATGTCTAAACACCATCTTCCTGATGTATCCTGTATATATCGTGCCTACGATGGATATAAGTGTGTTATCTGGGATTACGAGGGTTGAGACATAATCAGACATAATCAGAATAAATACTAGACTGGAAAATACTACCTAGGAAAATgtgcattatgtttggaggaccaTTGCATTAAGTTTAGAGGACCAttgcattatgtttggaggaccattgcattatgtttggaggaccattgcattatgtttggaggaccattgcattatgtttggaggaccaTTGCGTTACGTTTGGAGGACCAttgcattatgtttggaggaccattgcattatgtttggaggaccattgcattatgtttggaggaccaTTGCATTATGTTTGGATGACCATtgcgttatgtttggaggaccattacattatgtttggaggaccaTTGCATTAAGTTTAGAGGACCAttgcattatgtttggaggaccattgcattatgtttggaggaccaTTGCATTAAGTTTAGAGGACCAttgcattatgtttggaggaccaTTGCATTAAGTTTAGAGGACCAttgcattatgtttggaggaccattgcgttatgtttggaggaccattgcattatgtttggaggaccattgcattatgtttggaggaccaTTGCATTAAGTTTAGA
The Oncorhynchus mykiss isolate Arlee chromosome 31, USDA_OmykA_1.1, whole genome shotgun sequence genome window above contains:
- the selenot2 gene encoding selenoprotein T2, whose amino-acid sequence is MAEYSQTGILTALLLFTVVTVKDIYVGRSMMTQHPAQASDSLNMGADSLRDADPQRFSKQALYTGPVLKFQFCISUGYSKVFQEYSRSISQLYPDIRIEGENYPPTTINKYLGNFFSYFKLLAIALVVSGQNPFAMLGLETPRAWTWTQENKIFSCLMTFFLSNMLETHFLSTSAFEITLNDVPIWSKLQSGYVPNIQEIFQILDNHIKMNQVDKISFPSL
- the rab33a gene encoding ras-related protein Rab-33A, producing the protein MANESFGNEGGTGSRNSRNTNFTSSVDLSTSLDSSVQTRIFKIIVIGDSNVGKTCLTFRFTGGSFPEKTEATIGVDFREKAVEIEGEKIKVQVWDTAGQERFRKSMVEHYYRNVHAVVFVYDVTKMASFQNLKTWIQECNGHRVSPTVPRVLVGNKCDLVSHIQVPSNTALKFADAHNMLLFETSAKDPKESQNVDSIFMCLACRLKAQKSLLYRDVEREDGRVRLSQETDVNKSNCPC